The following nucleotide sequence is from Nitrososphaerota archaeon.
CTAAGTCTTCCTCCCTCATGCTCCTCCTCTTCGTGCATTATTTATCCGGACCTTCTTTTGTCTATTCGTTGTATTTGGTGCATGCCGCTATTTCGTCATACACCTGCTTCAGCACCTCATCTGCACCTTCAAGCATCTTCTGCACCTTGTCGATTCTGATGCTGTAGTAGATGTTCCTCCCGTCCCTCCTGTTTCTCACGAGGCCGCAGTCCATAAGGCATGAGAGATGGTTTGAGATGTTGGACTTGCTCTGGTTCAATCGCTTAGCTATCTCCGTGGCTTGGACCTCACCGTCTCTAAGGCATTCCAGTATGGCTAGCCTTGTGGGATCTGCAAAGCCTCTGAAGAACTTGGCCTTCAGTTTAAGGCGCTCAACAGCAATTATCATTATAGTTCATTAATTAATGAATTATTGGACTAATAAGGTTTTCTGAATGGCACAGCAACATTAAGCACCATAAATTCCATCAGGAAAATACATCCGCGCGACACATTATGGGTTGATGACGTCAAGAATCAGATGCGTCTGCGGCTTATTTCCAAGCGTAAAACTTAACGGCCAATTTTTCGGAAGTCAAAGACAGCATAAGAAGTATGCCCTAATGTTAGCCATAAGCAATCGTAGGTGAAGTCGCGTCAAATTTTTCACGCAGGCGTTCCTTTGGTGGATGGCTAGCACGTAGGGGAAGGCTACAAAACAGGCACGAATCGGTCATTCCAACGCTATGAAATACTGCGAACACGGGAATCCACAAGCCCCGCTTTTCTGTGTGACTTACAATTTATTCCCGTCAAAAAAATGGGTGGAGCCATCAGCCGCTGTTTACGCTGATCTGCACATTACTGAGGCTGTGTATGTGAAGGTGCTTCCGTCTGAGAGCGTTGCCGCAATCACTAGTGAGTAAGTGTTGCCGACCACGTATGTGCCGGGTAGGCTTGCTCCGCCGATCCATGAACCGGATGTTGTCTGTCCCGGTTGGAGAGGGCTGGTTGTTGATGGTTCGGGATCTAGGCTGGTTGATGCGAGTGCGCTGCCTGAGAAGGTTAGGGTGATGCCTGTTACCGGCTTGTTTCCAGTATTCTTTATTGTGGTGCTGAAGACAGTTGCTCCTTCCGTGGATCTTACGAGGTCGATGGATTCGACCTGCACCTGTGCTTTAGATGCGATTGTGCCTGCTGTGCTGAAGAAGACGTTGTATGTGAGCAGTCCTCCCGCGATCGTTATCGCGATGAGAACTATTGTGGCAAGGATTGGGCTGATGGCCTTCCTATCGTGTAGAAGTTTTGGTTTATTATTAGAGTTCGAGGTTCTACACCGAAAACATCATTTTTCGTATCAATAAAAGCGGAGAAATTAATCGCGTATGGTTGTGTATTGCCAGCCGACTTACTGATAACTACAGTAGCCTCGTGATTTCTTGAACTTGAGATTCGAAGAACCTTCTAAGACGATACGCTTCGAGAATGCCGTCCTTGGTCAGCTTGAAGTAAAAGTCTCTGTGTCCCGGAAACCGCAGCGCCTCCACCAGTCGAAGCTTCCTGAGCTTCCTGATGCTTCGATCGTACGCGGCTATCCTGTTACCTAGGCTTGTTCCCTCAGCCTGAGAAGTGATCTCTCTAAGCGTCATAGAGTTCTCCCTCTGAGCGGGAGCCTTGTAGAGAATCAGGAGAATCTTCTTCATTGTGCATCCTAACAACAACACAGCGTCCTGCTGTTGTTGTTGCTGCTGCAACACCGCATTCTTTGAAGAAAAGGTGGTGCAGGCTGAACCACCTTCTTGTGCAAAAGCGTGGTCTCGATTATTATTGTCATCACTCTCACTGCTCAAGTCTGCTCATCTCCCACTGAACTTCATGGTTCAAGTAGTCTATTGATGCGGTTGCGCTTCTGCAGGCTGGGCAGGTCTCCTTCATCTTTGACGGCGTCCCGTCCTGCTGCACCGCCTTCAGATGGGTCCCATTCTTCTTAAGCGACAACACTCTCTTTGTGCTGTAGTTTACGAGAAACTGGTCGCTGCAACCGGGGCAGGTGAAGACCTCCTCCACTTTTTGGGATCTAGGTTTAGAGGGCTGCTTAGGTGAAAGTGGAGGCGGCGGCTCAACATTATCAACATATTCTCGGTCATCCACACTCTCCTCCATCTCTGGATGTTCTTGGTCTCGATTTTGATATTGGCCTTCTTTATCTCGATCCTCTGCAGCTTCTTCTAATTCGTTCTCCTGCTGTTGCTGCGGCTCTGTTTCTCTGGTCTTTTCCCAGTCCTTCAGCTCTTCAACTCTGTTCTTGACTTGGATGTCAAGTTCGTCGAAGCTAAGTTTCATATCGATCATCAGCTTCCCGTACATTAGCTGATCTTTCGGATGCTTCAGCCTAGCTAAAACGACCAGGTGGCTGAGCGAAATTTGGAAGTCCTCTTGAATCTTGCCTGAAGACCTGTATGTGTCAATTAGATCTCTTGCTTCTCGGCTTATCGCTCTTAACGATAATACTCTCTGTATGTACGTCTTGCTGAACAGGCCGTGATACTTCTGCTCCAGCACCCTCATTGAAAGATTGCCGCTTCCTTCCTCCCACTCCTCGTTGAGGAGATCGAAGAGTTTGAGCGGATCTATTCTTCCCTTTGCAAGATTCATGGCTAGGCACTGATATTTCGCCTCGTCATCGTCTGAAATCTGCTTCAACAGCGCGTAGAGACCTTTCCAGTTTAGTTCTTTTGCTGCTTTGAAGCGCTGCTCACCATCTATTATCTCGTAGTTAAGGTCAGGTAGAAGCCTGACCAGAATCGCAGGAGTATTCTCTGGGCCGCGGCTCTTCATCCCCTCCTTTAATGCGTCAAGCTCCTGCCTGCTCATGTAGTTGCAGTTCCACCGGTTTGCCCGCAGCGCATCTATCTCTATGAACTGCTCAAGTCTTTGGGCGCTCATCTAGTTGTGAGCCACCTTCCTCAACCGATCCCTCATGGCGGTGATCCTGAGTTTGAGTTCGGTTTCGTCAGGTTCAAGCCTGAGTCTAGCGGATCTCTTGATGAGGGCGAAGGTTTCGTTGATGTTCGATAGGCCGCATCCAGCAACCCTTGAGACCTCTACTCTGCCTATTAGCCCGGTGCCTCCTGAAAGCATCTGATCTGCAAGGCAGATGCTGGAAGCCGCCATAAGCCAGGGGCTCTTCCCTTCCATCGTTATCCTACTTACTGTACTTAGGATCGCCAAGGTCTTTCTGTGCAAAAATCTGGCATAATCGTTGGGGTTGATGATGTACTGAGAGATTGAGTTCCCTACCTGCTTGTCACTTATCAAGCGGTTGACGAGATAGCCGGTGTAATCGTTCGGGTCGTAATGTCGGTACTTTACTCCTGATGATAGTACCGATTTCAGAACTTTTCTAAAGACATCATGCCCCTTGGCCTCAAACCCAATTCTTTTACCCGCATAAACTACGTCTTTAATCGACCGGGGAATCTTTGCTACTCTGCAGGAGAGGATTAGGCTGCTTATTGCAATATCCTCGACGGTGAGCCTCTCGCTGCTTATGCCTTTGGCTCTAACTTCTCTTGCCGCCTTCAGAATTCTTCTAGAGAGCATGACAGCGCCTCCCTTCACAGAGATAGGCAGCCCCAATTCATCGCCAAGCTTCTCAATCATCAAGGCAGTTCTTAGCTCAGTTCTGTCTTTCGAGAGAAGCCTAGATTCGCCGTCTTTGAAGCTGGTGTAGTTCCACACGGAGGGTTTAACGCGGGACCTCTCCTCACTGTTCTCATCATTATTATGATTGGCTTGACCCAGAACTGCTCCACAAGAGGTGCAGATGATTTCCCCAGAATCCTGTATAGTTTGTCCTCCGCATAGAGGACATCGTGCGCCCGCCTCTACGATCTGGACGTTGCCTGATGATCTGCTCTGGGTCGACATCTTGATTACCTCACTTAAGAGAAGAACAGTTCTTCGCCTGTCTCTCTTACTATCTGGAGGAAGCCCTGTCTGGTGCAGAAGCCGAGAATCTCCTTTAGCTTTGGATCTTCTTTCTTGAAGGTGGCTTGGTATCCGAACCTGCCCACCATAACCCGGATTTCTTCTTCGTCGCCCAGATCTCTGGTTTGGTAGCAGCCGTATCGGCAGTAAGCTGCATAATCCTTCAAGGCGTCCCAATCGTCAAGAACATGAACCATTGACTATCGGGAGTACTTACTAATCCATGTTAGCGTTTTATCAAGTTTGCTAACATATGTATGTTAGTAGCGTCAGATCATCTTGCAGTTAGCACAGCACAACTATCTGTGAGTCGTGGATGTGCCAGTAGAGGATAGGGCAGGTAGCCTCGTTAATCATCCACAAGCCCTCTCTGTTCACACAGAAGCCCTGCTTCTCCAGCTTGTGCAGGGCCCGGTAGATTGTCATAAGTTTGTAGTGGAGTCGCTCAGCCATCTCTGCAGCAGTGTAATCTTTCTCCATTAGTAGAAGCGCTACGTCAAAGACGGATACCCAGAGCCATTTCCGGCCCTTTGCGGCAGTGAAGATGATGGCGAACTCATCTCTAATGTTGTGAGATTCTCGGCTTGGTGGGAAAAGCCTCTCAAGCCTACTCGTCAAGAGCTCCGATACCCTTTGTGTTAGGAGCTCAGAGTACTGCTTGAGCAGCTCTTCCGAAGACATCTATGCAGCGCACTCTCGATGATGATTTGATTGTTGGAGATAGGCGCCTGAGAAGGATGGCGGCGAGGATGGCAACAATACTAATCGATAGCAGACAGCTGCAGGATGTATAAATAAAATCAATTAATTAATTAAATCGCAAGTTAAATAAGTTAGGATTTAATTAATTAACTACTTAACTAATTAATTAATCCGCTTTTTAAGGATTTAATTAATGTGGCACATTTCAGTTCATCATCAAGAACAGATGCAAGGAACGTGTTCGTAATTTTTTCAACCGGTATCTCATTCGTAATTGAGAGGACCCTTATGCGTTTGTGAATATCCCGATCAACAGTTAGGTGTTTATTATTATCGCCCATCCTATTTTTCACCAACTCGGGCAACTAGTAGCGGTTGAGTCCTTAAAAGGGTTACTAACGCATATATAATGCATATAGAACGGTTCCGAACCGTTTATTAACAGGCACGACACATCGCTGACGACGTAAGTAGGCAGGTAGTAGGTAAAATGGTCAAGAAAGGATGGACTCAAGTCATACTGAAAGATGAGCTGGCCTGCACTTTGCTGGCCAGGCTGGAAGAGGTATACAAGAACAAGCCGCGCAAGCCCGAGCTAAGCACCTTCATCCAGGATATTCTGTGGGAGGTAATTGAGTCCGAAGAGATTCTTCGGAGATATGGTCCCTTCCTCTCCAAATTCGCTGTAGAACCCGGCAAAGTCTTCCTGCGAGACAACAGGAAGGATACTCTCGTAGAGCTGGACTTCAGAGATGGAGAGCTCTTCTGCCAAGAGGATGAGCGGTTCGACTGCGTGCATGTAGGCTTCGCGTGGGCGCTCCCCGAAGTCTACAAAGCCCTGAACCTCTACGGCAAAAAGAAACCAAACATTAAGGACTAATTAAACCGCCAGCATTACCTGCGACTGGAAATACCCGTATTAACTTCACCATTTTCACAACAATCAGCTTATATGCTGTGTTTTGACGAAATGCGGTGGCGGTAGATGTGCCCAGTTGAAAATTGATGAGATTGACGCTAAATTATTGACTGCTCTTACCGAAGACGCCAGCATCTCTGTGCCTAAGCTGAGCAAGAAGATCAAGGTGAACCCCTCAGTCTGCTACAGCAGGATTAAGCGGCTAGTAAGGCGAGGCTATATCAAGAAGTTCACTATCGTTGCGAGCGAGGAGCTCCTAGGATACCACGTTACCGCTCTGGTGGGGCTGAACATAGACGTGAAGAAACGCGCGAATATTCTCAATAATATTACGGCGCTTGCAGAGACACGGTCGGTTGAGGAAGTAACCGGACGCTTCGATATCTTGGTCACAATCAAGGCACGCTCCCTAGACGACATGCACAGCATTGTGACCGAGAAGATCGGCAGCATTGACGGAGTAAACAAGAGCGAAACCTTCATAGAACTGAAGATTCAGCAGAAAGAACCAATCTTTGAAGAACAGGCATCGCTAGGCCGCGAGTTATCCTTACGCCAGCATAATGGGCTAGTTTCAACGAGTAAGGGGAGTCATGACAAATAACACAGCAGATTGCGCAGCGAACGCCTCGAGACTCTGGAGCCCACACCAGTAACAACTCAAAGATACATTATGTCTAATAGACCTTAGTCGCAATTATGCAGGGTTAGAGCTCCTTAGATAATTGGAGCGAGTAGGCTAATTCTCGAATATACTTACCTTCTATTTTGACTTCCACTTATCAAAAGCTGCAAATATTACAGGGGTAAGTAATTGCGACTAAGGTCTAATCAATTAATCGAGTGAGCCCTTCCCTCCTGTTCTACCACATTGTTTGCGTTTCCAGCGGGTTATGC
It contains:
- a CDS encoding metalloregulator ArsR/SmtB family transcription factor; the protein is MIIAVERLKLKAKFFRGFADPTRLAILECLRDGEVQATEIAKRLNQSKSNISNHLSCLMDCGLVRNRRDGRNIYYSIRIDKVQKMLEGADEVLKQVYDEIAACTKYNE
- a CDS encoding ParB/RepB/Spo0J family partition protein yields the protein MSAQRLEQFIEIDALRANRWNCNYMSRQELDALKEGMKSRGPENTPAILVRLLPDLNYEIIDGEQRFKAAKELNWKGLYALLKQISDDDEAKYQCLAMNLAKGRIDPLKLFDLLNEEWEEGSGNLSMRVLEQKYHGLFSKTYIQRVLSLRAISREARDLIDTYRSSGKIQEDFQISLSHLVVLARLKHPKDQLMYGKLMIDMKLSFDELDIQVKNRVEELKDWEKTRETEPQQQQENELEEAAEDRDKEGQYQNRDQEHPEMEESVDDREYVDNVEPPPPLSPKQPSKPRSQKVEEVFTCPGCSDQFLVNYSTKRVLSLKKNGTHLKAVQQDGTPSKMKETCPACRSATASIDYLNHEVQWEMSRLEQ
- a CDS encoding Lrp/AsnC family transcriptional regulator is translated as MKIDEIDAKLLTALTEDASISVPKLSKKIKVNPSVCYSRIKRLVRRGYIKKFTIVASEELLGYHVTALVGLNIDVKKRANILNNITALAETRSVEEVTGRFDILVTIKARSLDDMHSIVTEKIGSIDGVNKSETFIELKIQQKEPIFEEQASLGRELSLRQHNGLVSTSKGSHDK